A genomic stretch from Corynebacterium faecale includes:
- a CDS encoding GmrSD restriction endonuclease domain-containing protein → MGFQTPMYSLQTYLSETLAGKIQLPDFQRGYKWDDERIRQLLITVLRGHPLGVVMLLETGNSQVRFKPRSIMGVTLEKGTEPEKLLLDGQQRLTSLTQALTGDGVVHTKNTSGKLLERRYFLNIETAVTDPSRMDEAVISIPADGVIRENFGRDIVLDLSTIEKQCAAGYFPLNLLVDPNNVDWILEYGNSEFRKLLNKEIIQPALNYKIPAIELDRHTDKAAVATVFEKVNIGGLPLNVFELLTALYAGDASYYAQSGEDFRLNDDWRETQHLFAEEPVLNKVESTDFLQAATMLVTRKKNLSSTAARRPQISAKREDVLDLELNDYLEFRDALREAFLWSAKFLADLHIFNANDIPYPKQLVPLAAIRVVMGKSAENQGPTQRLVRWFWSGVIGELYGGASETRFVRDLETVPAWALDETQALPRTVLDANFVESRLHSMRTRNSAAYKGVYALIMGQGARDWMEAKQLGASQYSNLAIDIHHIFPKKWCYENGIDDEHRESIVNKTAISARTNRIIGGVAPSLYLGKIQRDAGIQAETLNENLASHLVDPMALQHDDFEGFFATRRENLCQLIETAIGKTVQRDLSLGHAQEDSSKFDLEDLTEDEQDA, encoded by the coding sequence ATGGGTTTCCAAACACCGATGTACTCGCTTCAGACGTATCTCTCGGAAACCCTGGCTGGAAAAATCCAGCTACCGGATTTCCAACGTGGTTATAAATGGGATGATGAACGAATCCGCCAACTCCTGATTACAGTTCTTCGGGGGCATCCTCTTGGAGTGGTGATGCTCCTAGAGACCGGTAATTCACAGGTTCGTTTCAAACCACGGTCAATCATGGGAGTAACTCTTGAAAAGGGAACAGAGCCCGAGAAGTTGCTACTTGATGGGCAGCAACGCCTCACCTCTCTCACCCAGGCACTAACCGGGGACGGCGTTGTCCACACAAAGAATACTTCCGGAAAACTTTTGGAGCGGAGATATTTTCTCAATATTGAAACGGCAGTGACTGATCCTTCTCGAATGGATGAAGCAGTTATTTCAATTCCTGCTGATGGCGTCATTCGAGAGAATTTTGGGCGAGATATTGTCCTCGACCTCAGCACAATTGAAAAGCAGTGTGCGGCCGGGTATTTCCCGCTCAATCTTTTGGTCGATCCGAACAATGTCGACTGGATCTTGGAGTATGGGAATTCTGAGTTCAGAAAACTTCTTAACAAGGAAATAATTCAGCCGGCCCTGAATTATAAGATTCCTGCAATCGAACTCGATCGGCATACCGATAAAGCCGCCGTAGCCACTGTCTTTGAGAAAGTAAATATCGGGGGTCTACCTCTCAATGTTTTCGAGTTATTGACTGCACTGTATGCCGGAGATGCATCTTATTACGCCCAGAGCGGTGAAGATTTCCGTCTCAACGATGACTGGAGGGAGACACAACATTTATTCGCGGAAGAACCGGTGCTAAATAAAGTGGAAAGTACCGACTTCCTTCAGGCAGCGACGATGCTCGTAACTAGGAAGAAGAATCTATCGAGCACTGCAGCTCGTCGCCCGCAGATTTCGGCTAAACGCGAAGATGTCCTGGATTTGGAGCTCAATGACTACCTCGAATTCCGAGATGCTCTCCGGGAAGCATTTCTCTGGTCGGCTAAGTTCCTAGCCGATCTGCACATCTTCAACGCTAACGACATCCCTTATCCAAAACAGCTGGTTCCGCTAGCTGCCATCCGGGTTGTCATGGGTAAGTCTGCGGAAAACCAAGGACCCACGCAGCGATTGGTCCGCTGGTTCTGGTCGGGTGTGATCGGTGAATTATACGGAGGCGCCAGTGAAACTCGTTTCGTGCGCGATCTCGAAACCGTACCCGCATGGGCCTTGGATGAGACTCAAGCTCTCCCCCGCACTGTGCTTGATGCAAATTTCGTCGAGTCTCGCCTTCACTCCATGAGAACCCGCAATTCTGCTGCTTATAAAGGGGTTTATGCGCTTATTATGGGACAGGGCGCGCGTGATTGGATGGAGGCTAAACAGCTCGGTGCCTCACAGTATTCGAATTTAGCCATCGATATCCACCATATTTTTCCAAAAAAATGGTGCTACGAGAACGGCATTGACGATGAACATAGAGAGTCCATCGTCAATAAGACTGCCATCAGTGCCCGAACCAACCGGATAATAGGCGGGGTGGCACCATCCCTGTACTTAGGAAAAATTCAGAGAGATGCCGGAATTCAGGCCGAAACGCTGAATGAGAATCTAGCTTCCCACCTAGTCGATCCCATGGCACTCCAGCATGATGACTTTGAAGGATTCTTCGCTACGCGCAGGGAAAATCTATGCCAGCTAATCGAAACCGCGATTGGGAAGACTGTCCAGCGAGATTTGAGCTTGGGGCATGCCCAAGAGGATTCCTCTAAATTTGATCTAGAAGATCTGACAGAGGATGAGCAGGACGCTTAG
- a CDS encoding carbohydrate ABC transporter permease, translating into MKKKTRALILNYAGVVFILFWGLAPFYWMVVTALRDSRHTFDTTPWPTHVTLQNFRDALATDKGNNFLAAIGNSLIVSLTTTILAVVVGVFTAYALARLDFPGKGIVTGIILAASMFPGIALVTPLFQLFGDIGWIGTYQALIIPNISFALPLTIYTLVSFFRQLPWELEEAARVDGASRGQAFRKILLPLAAPALFTTAILAFIASWNEFMLARQLSTTATEPVTVAIARFSGPSSFEYPYASVMAAGALVTVPLIIMVLIFQRRIVSGLTAGGVKA; encoded by the coding sequence ATGAAGAAGAAAACCAGGGCTCTGATCCTCAATTACGCAGGTGTGGTGTTCATCCTCTTCTGGGGCCTGGCCCCCTTCTACTGGATGGTGGTGACGGCACTGCGCGATTCCCGCCACACCTTCGATACCACCCCGTGGCCAACCCATGTGACCCTTCAGAATTTCCGGGATGCACTGGCCACCGACAAGGGCAATAACTTCCTGGCGGCAATCGGTAACTCGTTGATCGTCAGTCTCACCACAACCATCCTCGCCGTGGTGGTGGGTGTCTTCACCGCCTATGCGCTGGCTCGCCTGGACTTCCCCGGCAAGGGTATCGTCACCGGCATCATCCTGGCTGCATCGATGTTCCCGGGCATCGCGCTGGTGACGCCGCTGTTCCAGCTCTTCGGTGATATCGGGTGGATCGGCACCTACCAGGCGCTCATCATCCCGAATATCTCCTTCGCCTTGCCCCTGACCATCTACACCTTGGTGTCCTTCTTCCGGCAGTTGCCGTGGGAACTTGAGGAGGCCGCCCGTGTGGACGGCGCCAGCCGGGGCCAGGCGTTCAGGAAGATCCTGCTTCCCCTCGCCGCTCCAGCACTGTTCACCACCGCGATTCTGGCATTCATCGCCTCATGGAACGAGTTCATGCTGGCTCGTCAGTTGTCCACCACCGCGACTGAACCCGTCACCGTCGCCATCGCACGCTTCTCTGGACCGAGTTCCTTCGAGTACCCCTATGCCTCGGTCATGGCCGCCGGCGCGCTGGTCACCGTTCCACTGATCATCATGGTGCTCATCTTCCAGCGACGCATTGTCTCCGGCCTGACCGCAGGTGGTGTGAAGGCATAA
- a CDS encoding carbohydrate ABC transporter permease: MAKMKQARSAMWLIAPAMIVLAVVIGYPIVRAIWLSFQADKGLDPATGLFTDGGFAGFENYLYWLTQRCMGADGTVGTCPPGTLATDFWPALRITLFFTVVTVTLETILGMCMALIMNKEFRGRALVRAAVLIPWAIPTAVTAKLWQFLFAPRGIINELFGLSISWTTDPWAARAAVILADVWKTTPFMALLILAGLQMIPKDTYEAARVDGATPWQQFTKITLPLVKPALMVAVLFRTLDALRMYDLPVIMISASSNSPTAVISQLVVEDMRQNNFNSASALSTLIFLLIFFVAFMMIRFLGADVSGRGGGRKSRRRKTGSKQPEVATAGVGITGAAVANEVASS; encoded by the coding sequence ATGGCGAAGATGAAACAGGCGCGATCAGCCATGTGGTTGATCGCGCCTGCCATGATTGTTCTGGCGGTGGTGATCGGATATCCCATCGTTCGCGCCATCTGGTTGTCCTTCCAGGCGGACAAAGGCCTGGACCCCGCCACCGGGTTGTTCACCGACGGTGGTTTCGCCGGGTTCGAGAATTACCTCTACTGGCTCACCCAGCGCTGCATGGGCGCCGATGGCACCGTAGGCACCTGCCCACCCGGCACCCTGGCCACCGATTTCTGGCCGGCGCTGCGCATCACCCTCTTTTTCACCGTGGTCACCGTGACCTTAGAAACCATCCTGGGCATGTGCATGGCACTGATCATGAACAAGGAATTCCGTGGCCGTGCCCTGGTGCGCGCCGCGGTCCTGATCCCCTGGGCAATCCCCACCGCTGTCACCGCAAAGCTGTGGCAATTCCTCTTCGCACCCCGCGGAATCATCAATGAGTTATTCGGATTGAGCATCAGCTGGACCACCGACCCGTGGGCAGCCCGTGCTGCGGTCATCCTGGCCGATGTCTGGAAGACCACCCCGTTCATGGCTCTCCTCATCCTGGCTGGGCTTCAGATGATCCCCAAGGACACCTACGAGGCAGCGCGCGTCGACGGCGCCACCCCCTGGCAGCAGTTCACCAAGATCACACTGCCACTGGTGAAGCCCGCACTGATGGTGGCGGTGTTGTTCCGCACCCTGGACGCGCTGCGCATGTATGACCTGCCCGTGATCATGATCTCCGCGTCATCCAACTCCCCAACCGCTGTGATCTCCCAACTGGTGGTGGAGGACATGCGCCAGAACAACTTCAACTCCGCGTCGGCCCTGTCCACGCTGATCTTCCTGCTCATCTTCTTCGTGGCCTTCATGATGATCCGTTTCCTCGGGGCGGATGTCTCCGGTCGGGGCGGGGGCAGGAAATCCCGCCGAAGAAAGACCGGATCCAAGCAGCCAGAGGTCGCAACAGCAGGAGTCGGCATCACCGGTGCCGCTGTAGCAAATGAGGTGGCATCATCATGA
- a CDS encoding SRPBCC domain-containing protein, whose protein sequence is MSHQQSSGTVEELSFSTYGFISRCPEQVYEAIADPRQLSRYFTTGGAQGRMESGATLTWDFADFPGAFPVSVVEAVPSRRLVLEWAGTDTVTDSGTTTITFIFEAADDYTRTRVTITGQGWRPTPNGSLDAFGNCAGWTDMLAALKVWLEHGVNLRADFYK, encoded by the coding sequence ATGTCACACCAGCAATCTTCCGGCACCGTTGAAGAACTCTCATTCAGCACCTATGGCTTCATCTCCCGTTGCCCCGAACAGGTCTATGAGGCCATCGCGGATCCCCGTCAACTCTCCCGGTATTTCACCACCGGCGGTGCTCAGGGCCGCATGGAATCAGGCGCTACCCTGACGTGGGATTTCGCTGACTTCCCGGGAGCATTCCCGGTGTCCGTTGTGGAGGCTGTCCCCTCCCGCCGCCTGGTGCTGGAATGGGCAGGCACCGACACGGTGACCGACAGTGGCACCACCACCATCACCTTCATTTTCGAGGCTGCTGATGACTACACCCGGACCCGGGTCACGATCACCGGACAGGGCTGGCGACCCACACCGAACGGCTCCCTGGATGCGTTCGGCAACTGCGCGGGATGGACCGACATGCTGGCTGCCCTCAAGGTGTGGCTGGAACACGGCGTGAATCTGCGGGCGGATTTCTATAAATAG
- a CDS encoding ABC transporter substrate-binding protein, whose protein sequence is MSTFSRKTGVSLAATSLIAAIALAGCASESDDAETTTTAASGEEGRGPITFAMGKNDTDKIIPVIDKWNEENPDEQVTLNELAGEADAQRETLVQSLQAGNSDYDVMALDVVWTADFAANQWLAPLEDDLEVDTSGLLESTVDSATYMGTLYALPQNTNGQLLFRNTDIVPEAPENWADLVESCTLAEEAEVDCLTTQLKQYEGLTVNAVGFMEGWGGSVLDDDGNVVVDSDEAKEGLQALVDAYEDGTISSASTAATEEETNLAFTEGETAYAINWPYMYTNAEDSEATADNFQVQPLVGKDGVGVSTLGGYNNGINVNSENKATARDFIEFIINEENQTWFADNSFPPVLASIYDDEDLIEQYPYLPALKESLENAAPRPVSPFYTAISKAVQDNAYAALNGNVDVDQATADMKAAIENASS, encoded by the coding sequence ATGTCCACATTTTCCCGCAAGACCGGTGTATCACTGGCCGCAACCAGCCTGATCGCAGCGATCGCCCTGGCCGGTTGTGCTTCCGAGTCCGATGATGCCGAGACCACCACCACCGCAGCCTCGGGTGAAGAGGGCCGTGGCCCCATCACCTTCGCCATGGGTAAGAATGACACTGACAAGATCATCCCGGTGATCGACAAGTGGAATGAGGAGAACCCGGATGAGCAGGTGACGCTCAATGAGCTCGCCGGTGAAGCCGACGCACAGCGCGAAACCCTGGTCCAGTCACTTCAGGCGGGCAACTCCGACTATGACGTGATGGCACTCGACGTGGTCTGGACCGCGGACTTCGCTGCCAACCAGTGGCTGGCACCTCTCGAGGATGACCTCGAGGTTGACACTTCCGGACTGCTCGAGTCCACCGTCGACTCCGCAACCTACATGGGCACGCTCTACGCCCTCCCGCAGAACACGAACGGCCAGTTGCTCTTCCGCAACACCGATATCGTTCCTGAGGCACCAGAGAACTGGGCCGACCTGGTCGAGTCCTGCACCCTGGCTGAAGAGGCTGAAGTTGACTGCCTGACCACCCAGCTCAAGCAGTACGAGGGTCTGACCGTCAACGCCGTCGGTTTCATGGAAGGCTGGGGCGGCTCCGTCCTGGACGATGACGGCAACGTGGTCGTTGATTCCGATGAGGCCAAGGAAGGCCTGCAGGCGCTTGTCGACGCCTACGAGGACGGCACCATCTCCTCCGCGTCCACCGCCGCCACCGAGGAAGAGACCAACCTGGCCTTCACCGAAGGCGAGACCGCGTACGCCATCAACTGGCCCTACATGTACACCAACGCCGAGGATTCCGAAGCAACTGCCGATAATTTCCAGGTCCAGCCACTCGTGGGCAAGGACGGCGTGGGTGTATCCACCCTCGGCGGTTACAACAACGGCATCAACGTGAACTCCGAGAACAAGGCCACCGCCCGTGACTTCATCGAGTTCATCATCAACGAGGAGAACCAGACCTGGTTCGCCGACAATTCCTTCCCACCGGTACTCGCCTCCATCTACGATGACGAGGACCTGATCGAGCAGTACCCATACCTGCCCGCACTGAAGGAATCCCTGGAGAACGCCGCACCACGTCCGGTCTCCCCGTTCTACACCGCCATCTCCAAGGCCGTCCAGGACAACGCCTACGCAGCCCTCAACGGCAATGTCGATGTTGACCAGGCCACCGCCGACATGAAGGCAGCCATCGAGAACGCCTCCAGCTAG
- a CDS encoding ABC transporter ATP-binding protein, protein MATVSFDNVSIRYPGAERPTVHELDLEIADGEFLVLVGPSGCGKSTTLRALAGLEEVESGVIRIDGQDVTDQEPADRDIAMVFQNYALYPHMSVAKNMGFALKLAKLPQAEIDAKVNEAADILGLTEFLDRKPKDLSGGQRQRVAMGRALVRNPKVFLMDEPLSNLDAKLRVQTRAEVAALQRRLGTTTVYVTHDQVEAMTMGDRVAVLKDGLLQQVAPPRELYDAPVNAFVAGFIGSPSMNLFPHDGVTLGVRPESMVVVTGEVPAGYIVMEGVVDIVEELGSESYVYASIGGDRLVARWAETVVPAPGDTISFAFDPAVAHRFDPTSGDRIG, encoded by the coding sequence ATGGCCACCGTTTCCTTTGACAACGTCTCCATCCGCTACCCCGGCGCGGAGCGCCCCACCGTCCACGAGTTGGATCTTGAGATCGCCGATGGTGAATTCCTGGTTCTCGTGGGCCCGTCAGGGTGTGGTAAATCGACCACCCTGCGTGCTCTCGCAGGGTTGGAGGAGGTTGAGTCCGGCGTGATCCGGATCGATGGCCAGGATGTGACGGATCAGGAACCAGCTGACCGCGACATCGCCATGGTGTTCCAGAATTATGCGTTGTATCCGCACATGTCGGTGGCCAAGAACATGGGTTTCGCCCTGAAACTGGCCAAGCTGCCTCAGGCTGAGATTGATGCCAAAGTCAATGAAGCAGCGGATATTCTCGGTCTCACTGAATTTCTCGACCGCAAGCCAAAGGACCTCTCGGGTGGCCAGCGTCAGCGTGTGGCCATGGGGCGTGCACTCGTCCGCAACCCCAAGGTGTTCCTCATGGATGAGCCGCTGTCCAACCTGGATGCCAAGCTGCGGGTGCAGACCCGCGCGGAGGTCGCTGCACTGCAGCGCCGGTTGGGCACAACCACGGTCTATGTCACCCATGATCAGGTGGAGGCCATGACGATGGGTGATCGGGTTGCGGTTCTCAAAGACGGGTTGCTGCAGCAGGTGGCACCACCCAGAGAGCTTTACGACGCCCCGGTCAACGCCTTTGTCGCTGGCTTCATCGGGTCACCGTCGATGAATCTGTTCCCCCACGACGGCGTGACCCTGGGGGTCCGCCCCGAATCGATGGTGGTGGTCACAGGTGAGGTGCCCGCCGGATACATCGTGATGGAGGGTGTGGTGGACATCGTTGAGGAGCTGGGATCGGAATCCTATGTCTATGCCTCCATCGGTGGGGACCGCCTGGTGGCAAGATGGGCGGAGACTGTGGTCCCCGCACCCGGTGACACCATCAGCTTCGCCTTCGATCCTGCGGTGGCACACCGCTTCGATCCAACCAGTGGGGATCGCATCGGGTGA
- a CDS encoding TIGR03089 family protein, with amino-acid sequence MELLSHLLKSDPAAPRLTVYNENTGARLDFSAITLDNWASKVGNMLLEELDLDEDSTIAIDLPISWQAAVIVLGALAADVNVVFGAHGADAVFTSPDRFSTSRDNGDVVLVSDDPFGRGVVESGGELPRGAIDFGPTVRFYGDQFFNPTRTLSEIVGATDATPGARVLSTGWSDKDSFMRTVLMPLAVGGSVVVVSGLADTERLDQIAQSEKVTARI; translated from the coding sequence ATGGAACTGCTCTCCCACCTTCTTAAATCAGACCCCGCCGCGCCGCGTCTCACCGTTTATAACGAGAACACCGGTGCGCGCCTCGATTTTTCCGCCATCACCCTGGATAACTGGGCCTCCAAGGTGGGAAATATGCTGTTGGAGGAACTTGACCTGGATGAGGATTCCACGATCGCCATTGACCTGCCCATCAGTTGGCAGGCCGCAGTGATCGTGCTGGGCGCACTGGCAGCTGACGTGAACGTGGTCTTCGGGGCTCACGGGGCGGATGCCGTCTTCACTTCCCCGGATCGTTTCAGCACCAGCCGGGACAACGGTGATGTGGTTCTGGTCAGCGATGATCCCTTCGGGCGGGGTGTGGTGGAAAGCGGCGGCGAACTACCCCGTGGTGCCATTGATTTCGGCCCGACGGTCCGTTTCTACGGCGATCAGTTTTTCAATCCCACCCGCACGCTGTCTGAGATTGTCGGCGCCACGGATGCCACCCCGGGGGCCAGGGTGCTCAGCACGGGTTGGTCGGACAAGGACAGTTTCATGCGGACTGTTCTGATGCCACTGGCGGTGGGGGGTTCTGTGGTGGTGGTGTCCGGTCTGGCTGACACGGAGCGCCTGGACCAGATCGCGCAATCTGAAAAGGTCACCGCACGCATCTGA